In Spiroplasma chinense, a single window of DNA contains:
- the uvrB gene encoding excinuclease ABC subunit UvrB, whose translation MKKEFKEFELVTEFKPSGDQPTAIANLLNGIKENKQHQVLLGATGTGKTFTMANIIKEVNKPTLVLAHNKTLAMQLYIELKELFPNNRVEYFVSNFDFYQPEAYLPSRDLYIDKDAKRNNDLEMMRLSTMNALMIRTDVIVVASVAAIYATQDPNEYSEVFFELKVGQTISKKELLTFLVQTGYTRNDTVLEMGNFSAKGDVINIAPSWTDDFNLRISMFGDEIEALDIVDVLNNTVKEKLRMFTIYPAAAYVTNFDKMKKVVSNIEKELEDRVKVLLDEGKMLEADRLNKRTRYDMETLLEFGMCSGIENYSAHLDFRPPGVMPYSLIDFFGDDFLTIIDESHMMIPQVRAMYNTDRSRKETLVNYGFRLPSALDNRPLKFEEFTAKLKNVIYTSATPGDYEMELADHKVAEQIIRPTGLLDPTIDVLPKDNQMEVIIENIHKVVAKNQKVFITALTIKQSEAITDFLQERNIKVAYLHSELKTLERNQILTDLRKGVYDVIVGVNLLREGIDIPEVSLVCVLDADKQGFLRNTRSLIQIVGRAARNSDGRVIFFASNMTDGMKLAIEETDRRRNKQIEYNKKHNITPTTIIKKISDFGMDASIRNRLNDLNKKSKKARMSEKEKMIEDLRKQMLVAAKEQNYEKAAELRDLILEISVD comes from the coding sequence ATGAAAAAGGAATTTAAAGAGTTTGAATTAGTAACTGAATTTAAACCAAGTGGTGATCAACCAACAGCTATTGCAAACTTATTAAACGGGATTAAAGAAAATAAACAACATCAAGTTTTGTTGGGAGCAACAGGGACGGGAAAAACTTTTACAATGGCAAACATTATAAAAGAAGTTAATAAACCAACATTGGTTTTAGCTCACAACAAAACTTTAGCTATGCAATTATATATTGAGTTAAAAGAATTATTCCCAAACAATAGAGTTGAATACTTTGTTTCAAACTTTGACTTTTATCAACCAGAAGCCTACTTACCCTCAAGAGACTTATACATTGATAAAGATGCAAAAAGAAACAATGATCTTGAAATGATGAGATTAAGTACAATGAATGCATTGATGATTAGAACCGATGTAATAGTTGTTGCATCGGTTGCTGCAATTTATGCAACTCAAGATCCAAATGAATATAGTGAAGTATTTTTTGAATTGAAAGTTGGACAAACTATTTCAAAAAAAGAACTATTAACTTTTTTAGTTCAAACAGGTTATACAAGAAATGATACTGTTTTAGAAATGGGAAATTTTAGTGCTAAGGGAGATGTAATTAACATAGCACCAAGTTGAACTGATGATTTTAATTTAAGAATCTCAATGTTTGGAGATGAAATTGAAGCTCTAGATATAGTTGATGTTTTAAACAACACTGTAAAAGAAAAACTTAGAATGTTTACAATTTATCCAGCAGCAGCTTACGTAACTAATTTTGATAAAATGAAAAAAGTAGTTTCAAACATTGAAAAAGAATTAGAAGACAGGGTTAAAGTTCTTTTAGACGAAGGAAAAATGTTAGAAGCAGATAGGTTAAATAAAAGAACTAGATACGACATGGAGACACTTTTAGAATTTGGAATGTGTAGTGGAATTGAAAACTATTCTGCACATTTAGATTTTAGACCTCCAGGAGTTATGCCTTACTCTTTAATAGATTTTTTTGGAGATGATTTTTTAACAATCATTGATGAATCACACATGATGATTCCACAAGTTAGAGCAATGTACAATACTGACAGAAGTAGAAAAGAAACTTTGGTCAATTATGGTTTTAGATTACCGAGTGCTTTGGATAACAGGCCATTAAAATTTGAAGAGTTTACTGCAAAGCTAAAAAATGTAATTTATACTTCTGCAACTCCTGGTGATTATGAAATGGAACTTGCAGATCACAAAGTTGCAGAACAAATTATTAGACCTACAGGTCTATTGGATCCAACAATTGATGTTCTTCCAAAAGATAATCAAATGGAAGTTATAATTGAAAATATTCACAAGGTTGTTGCAAAGAATCAAAAAGTTTTTATAACTGCTTTGACTATTAAACAATCAGAAGCTATTACAGATTTTTTACAAGAAAGAAATATTAAAGTAGCTTACCTTCACTCAGAATTAAAAACTTTAGAACGTAATCAAATTCTAACTGACTTACGTAAAGGAGTTTATGATGTAATTGTTGGAGTTAACTTATTAAGAGAAGGTATAGACATTCCAGAAGTAAGTTTAGTTTGTGTGCTTGATGCAGACAAACAAGGTTTCTTGAGAAATACAAGAAGTTTAATTCAGATAGTTGGTCGTGCTGCAAGAAACTCTGATGGTAGAGTAATCTTTTTTGCAAGCAACATGACAGATGGAATGAAACTTGCAATTGAAGAAACTGACAGAAGAAGAAATAAACAAATTGAATATAACAAAAAACATAACATTACACCAACAACCATTATCAAAAAAATTAGTGACTTTGGAATGGATGCTTCAATTAGAAATAGATTAAATGATTTAAATAAAAAATCTAAAAAAGCTAGAATGAGCGAAAAAGAAAAAATGATTGAAGATTTAAGAAAACAAATGCTAGTAGCTGCAAAGGAACAAAACTATGAAAAAGCAGCAGAGCTTAGAGATTTAATTTTAGAAATCTCTGTAGATTAG
- a CDS encoding bifunctional folylpolyglutamate synthase/dihydrofolate synthase yields MISVNGELVKTKVQFAKEYNLKKLLEEKGNPQNNFKVINVVGTNGKGSTSNYIYQNLLLNNKKAGMFFSPAFIFQNERIQVNGNFIGDNDLKELLEKNNSLFEKYNLTFFEIWTYIAIEYFNQNKIEYAVVEAGIGGRRDSTNCFENQIAVCLTSIGFDHTEILGDTIEKIVWNKLGIVKGNSKIYTTEKNKKYEKEFLQNTNNEIVFCENTSDFGFQKYNKSIAKKLIKDLNLKFSENIKAPLGRNTVLKSDPIWVMDGCHNLDGATELANSVKDIDTYTMLFASSTGREKNEMINFLESKVKNFYVTEFEHPKAWNINDVEHKNKVYNWKEFLEKNKDTKLIICGSLYFIPQVYEWFEELK; encoded by the coding sequence ATGATTAGTGTAAATGGAGAACTTGTAAAAACTAAAGTTCAGTTTGCAAAAGAATATAATCTAAAAAAACTTTTAGAGGAGAAAGGAAATCCTCAAAATAATTTCAAAGTAATTAATGTTGTTGGAACAAATGGAAAAGGTTCAACATCTAATTACATTTATCAAAATCTTTTATTAAACAACAAAAAAGCAGGTATGTTTTTTTCACCAGCTTTTATTTTTCAAAATGAAAGAATTCAAGTCAACGGAAACTTTATTGGAGATAACGATTTAAAAGAATTATTAGAAAAAAATAATTCTTTGTTTGAAAAATATAACCTAACATTTTTTGAAATTTGAACTTACATTGCAATAGAATATTTCAATCAAAACAAAATTGAATATGCAGTTGTTGAAGCGGGAATTGGTGGAAGAAGAGATTCAACTAATTGTTTTGAAAATCAAATTGCAGTTTGTTTAACTTCAATTGGTTTTGATCACACAGAAATTCTTGGTGATACAATTGAAAAAATTGTTTGAAACAAATTAGGAATTGTAAAAGGTAATTCTAAAATTTATACAACTGAAAAAAATAAAAAGTATGAAAAAGAATTTTTGCAAAACACAAATAATGAAATTGTGTTTTGTGAAAATACATCAGACTTTGGTTTTCAAAAATATAATAAAAGTATTGCAAAAAAATTAATAAAAGATTTAAATTTAAAATTTTCAGAAAATATAAAAGCTCCTCTTGGTAGAAATACAGTTCTGAAATCTGATCCAATTTGAGTTATGGATGGTTGTCATAATTTAGATGGAGCAACTGAACTTGCAAATTCTGTTAAAGATATTGATACCTACACAATGTTATTTGCTTCAAGTACTGGTAGAGAAAAAAATGAAATGATAAATTTTTTAGAAAGTAAAGTCAAGAATTTTTATGTAACAGAATTCGAACACCCTAAAGCTTGAAATATTAATGATGTAGAACACAAAAATAAAGTATATAATTGAAAAGAGTTTTTAGAAAAAAATAAAGATACTAAACTTATTATTTGTGGAAGTTTATATTTCATTCCACAAGTCTATGAGTGATTTGAGGAGTTGAAATAA
- the hprK gene encoding HPr(Ser) kinase/phosphatase: MKKLTLNKIIKAFDLEVVCGKDKIDNVIEVYGLNRAGLELTGYYEKGEKSHRLILMSTKEYSYIMNFDEEVRRERYKNLLQKNIPGLITTAKFRDELLFKVGEELGMPILRTAAESTSDFTKDVLDLFDNYFAPQIELHASFVNIFGKGVLLVGESGIGKSELAVDLVKQNHLFVGDDRIVVTKKAGYLYGKSHEILKNLVEVRGIGIIDISKTNGYKVIMEESPVDMVIELSMFKKDGVDDSERLGRNFGTYSILGMQLPYIKIPVASGRNIQTIIETAVAKLKITQSGLYEDDTKLLTDRFREFAENE; this comes from the coding sequence ATGAAAAAGCTAACTTTAAATAAAATAATAAAAGCATTTGATCTTGAAGTTGTCTGTGGAAAAGACAAGATAGATAATGTAATTGAAGTTTATGGATTAAATAGAGCTGGGCTAGAGCTGACAGGTTATTATGAAAAAGGTGAAAAATCACATAGATTAATACTAATGTCAACAAAAGAATATAGCTACATTATGAACTTTGATGAAGAAGTAAGAAGAGAACGTTATAAAAACCTTTTACAAAAAAATATACCAGGACTTATCACTACTGCTAAGTTTAGAGATGAATTGTTATTTAAAGTTGGTGAAGAACTTGGAATGCCAATTTTAAGAACAGCTGCAGAATCAACAAGTGATTTTACAAAGGATGTTTTAGATTTATTTGATAATTATTTTGCTCCACAAATTGAGTTACATGCTTCATTTGTTAACATTTTCGGAAAAGGAGTATTATTAGTGGGTGAATCTGGTATTGGGAAATCAGAACTTGCAGTGGACCTTGTAAAACAAAACCACTTATTTGTTGGGGATGACAGAATTGTTGTAACCAAAAAAGCAGGTTACTTGTACGGAAAGAGTCATGAAATTTTAAAAAATCTTGTAGAAGTTAGAGGGATTGGAATAATTGATATTTCAAAAACTAATGGATACAAAGTTATTATGGAAGAGTCACCAGTTGACATGGTAATTGAACTTTCTATGTTTAAAAAAGACGGTGTTGATGATTCAGAAAGATTGGGAAGAAACTTTGGAACTTACTCAATACTTGGAATGCAATTACCTTACATTAAAATTCCTGTAGCATCAGGAAGAAACATACAAACAATTATTGAAACAGCTGTTGCTAAATTAAAAATTACTCAAAGTGGTTTATATGAAGATGACACTAAACTATTAACAGACAGATTTAGAGAGTTTGCAGAAAATGAATAA
- a CDS encoding prolipoprotein diacylglyceryl transferase family protein, whose protein sequence is MNNFLTDNPYWEAQTDSLSFMYSILMFIGVLAVIIASTVKLVIKKVPLKDFMNSIYIIIPTGVMGGSIFGKLGTGVPIYQIFYIWEPGMSIFGALVCGVTGGFAWLYSRRTVTKISMWVYADAMLPNVLLGQSIGRWGNLFNHEILGKDTDITKWQWLPDWVWQRFFYFYNPETGEAYTSIVYKQPLFLIESMLTLTSWVLITFVIANLGKWFSKKPWKVNPNKYPVKIALPFEDIITSETYVELKYKKLTNQNGVEVYKFSKQQAWLKAYFAYEAPVKEAELLQNKIDTHKGMWLMDVEKRKNIKFKLNNEIEKLKLRLKNNKISKEEYKLKVKELKKEAKTELKPIKASSFKNFMTLDSKELYKLNNPENYFVIHSGVLASCYVIIYSIIRIILDSFRTRYELAFKWHPALNYMSLTGILILGILLLVCAQFVAPKKWREEGWLYEKSY, encoded by the coding sequence ATGAATAATTTTTTAACAGACAATCCGTATTGAGAAGCACAAACTGATAGCCTCTCTTTTATGTACTCAATTTTAATGTTTATTGGTGTTCTTGCAGTTATTATTGCATCAACTGTAAAATTAGTTATTAAAAAAGTACCATTAAAAGATTTTATGAATTCAATTTACATAATAATTCCAACTGGAGTTATGGGTGGTTCAATATTTGGTAAACTTGGAACGGGAGTTCCAATATATCAAATATTTTATATTTGAGAACCAGGTATGAGTATTTTTGGGGCATTAGTTTGTGGAGTAACTGGTGGTTTTGCCTGACTTTATTCAAGAAGAACAGTTACTAAAATTTCTATGTGAGTTTATGCGGATGCTATGCTTCCAAATGTTTTATTAGGACAATCTATTGGTAGATGAGGAAACTTGTTTAATCACGAAATTTTAGGAAAAGATACTGACATTACAAAATGACAATGACTTCCTGATTGAGTTTGACAAAGATTCTTTTACTTTTATAATCCAGAAACTGGAGAAGCTTATACTTCAATAGTTTATAAACAACCTTTGTTTTTAATTGAATCAATGTTAACTTTAACAAGTTGAGTTTTAATTACTTTTGTAATTGCAAATTTAGGTAAATGGTTTAGTAAAAAACCTTGAAAAGTAAACCCAAATAAATACCCTGTGAAAATAGCCTTGCCATTTGAAGATATAATAACTTCAGAGACTTATGTTGAATTAAAATATAAAAAACTTACAAACCAAAACGGAGTTGAGGTTTATAAGTTTTCAAAACAACAAGCATGATTAAAAGCTTATTTTGCATATGAAGCACCAGTTAAAGAAGCTGAGTTATTGCAAAATAAGATAGATACACATAAAGGTATGTGGTTGATGGATGTCGAAAAAAGAAAAAATATAAAATTTAAATTAAATAATGAAATTGAAAAACTAAAATTAAGATTAAAAAATAACAAAATTAGCAAAGAAGAATACAAATTAAAAGTTAAAGAATTAAAAAAAGAAGCTAAAACAGAACTAAAACCAATTAAAGCTTCTAGTTTTAAAAACTTTATGACTTTAGATAGCAAAGAATTATATAAATTAAACAACCCTGAGAATTATTTTGTAATTCATAGTGGAGTTTTAGCATCTTGTTATGTCATAATTTATTCTATAATTAGAATTATATTAGATTCCTTTAGAACACGTTATGAACTTGCATTTAAGTGACATCCAGCTTTAAACTACATGTCACTTACAGGTATTCTTATTCTTGGAATTTTATTATTGGTATGTGCACAATTTGTTGCACCAAAAAAATGGAGAGAAGAAGGTTGACTATATGAAAAATCATACTAA
- the uvrA gene encoding excinuclease ABC subunit UvrA codes for MSLDKIIVKGAREHNLKNVDIELPKNKLIVFTGLSGSGKSSLAFNTIYAEGERRYIESLSSFSRQFLKSVEKPDVDDIEGLSPAISIDQKTTSHNPRSTVGTTTEIHDHLRLLFANVGTPYCVNGHGQIKSSSIKEIVNTIKVETQEDDQIFILSPVVRDKKGTHKDLFSRLQREGFIRVQVDGEIKLLEDEIELEQNKRHDIDIVVDRLIYKANDEELQSRIFSAIEVGLTYSNGLIKIFYPKSTGATRLFSTKYSCSVCGFIIPNLEPNLFSFNKKSGACETCAGLGVNLEADPSLMIPDPSLSINNGGILYYKNLVGSQNIEWQRFKKLCDYYLVDLNQPISTLKQKQIDMLLWGSDEPIEISIESSSGNKFNQFNYIEGVGSLIERRYVETKSEENRKYYGKYMTSKVCKTCDGKRLNEIALSVKLNELSIADFVELTIEEGLEFLLNLKLSEQQEKIASLVLNQLLSRISFLNEVGLNYLTLSRSATTLSGGESQRIRLAKQLGSKLSGVLYVLDEPSIGLHQRDNDKLIATLKKLRDLGNTLIVVEHDEDTMKEADWIVDIGPGAGIHGGEIVSQGTYKDICNDDNSLTGRYLSKKEMVPVPKKRRGGNGKKLEITEITENNLKKIDVTIPLGKFVTITGVSGSGKSTLVEEVIYKGLRKEINKELIRAGKYKKMKGSENIDKIIYVSQDPIGKTPRSNPATYTGVFDDIRDLFAEISESKIRGYKKGRFSFNVPGGRCDTCQGDGIVRVDMQFLGFVEVICETCEGKRYNDETLQVKYKGKNIWDVLSMTVDEAVQFFENVPKIKDKLDTILAVGLGYIKLGQNAKTLSGGEAQRVKLSTYLLKKQTGKTLFLLDEPTTGLHIDDVKRLISVLDILVDQGNTVLTIEHNLDFIKVSDYIIDLGPEGGSGGGQVLATGTPEQVAEVNGSYTAKYLKEYLND; via the coding sequence ATGAGTTTAGATAAAATTATAGTTAAAGGAGCAAGAGAACATAATTTAAAAAATGTAGATATTGAATTACCAAAAAATAAATTAATAGTTTTCACAGGATTATCTGGTAGTGGTAAATCATCTCTTGCGTTCAATACAATTTATGCAGAAGGAGAAAGAAGATATATTGAATCACTTTCTTCATTCTCAAGACAATTTTTAAAATCAGTTGAAAAACCAGATGTAGATGACATTGAAGGATTAAGTCCAGCAATTTCTATTGACCAAAAAACTACAAGTCATAACCCACGTTCAACAGTTGGAACAACAACTGAAATTCACGATCACTTAAGATTGTTATTTGCAAACGTTGGAACTCCATATTGTGTAAATGGTCATGGACAAATAAAATCTTCTTCAATAAAAGAAATTGTAAATACAATTAAAGTTGAAACACAAGAAGATGATCAAATATTTATTTTATCTCCAGTTGTTAGAGATAAAAAAGGAACGCACAAAGATTTATTTTCAAGACTTCAAAGAGAAGGATTCATTAGAGTTCAAGTTGATGGAGAAATAAAATTATTAGAAGATGAAATTGAACTTGAACAAAACAAAAGACACGACATTGATATTGTGGTTGATAGATTAATTTATAAAGCTAATGATGAAGAATTACAATCAAGAATTTTTTCAGCTATTGAAGTTGGTTTAACTTATTCAAATGGTCTTATAAAAATTTTCTATCCAAAATCAACTGGAGCAACAAGATTATTTTCAACAAAATATTCTTGTAGTGTATGTGGTTTTATAATTCCAAACCTAGAACCAAATTTATTTTCATTCAATAAAAAAAGTGGAGCATGTGAAACATGTGCTGGTCTTGGAGTAAATTTAGAAGCAGATCCGAGTTTAATGATTCCAGATCCAAGTTTATCAATTAACAATGGTGGAATACTTTATTACAAAAATCTTGTAGGAAGTCAAAACATTGAGTGACAAAGATTTAAAAAACTTTGTGATTACTATCTTGTTGATTTAAATCAACCTATATCAACTTTAAAACAAAAACAAATCGACATGTTGTTATGAGGAAGTGATGAACCAATTGAGATTAGTATCGAATCTTCAAGTGGTAATAAATTTAATCAATTCAACTACATTGAAGGTGTAGGGAGTTTAATTGAAAGAAGATATGTTGAAACTAAATCAGAAGAAAACAGAAAATATTATGGAAAATACATGACTTCTAAAGTTTGCAAAACTTGTGACGGTAAGAGATTAAATGAAATTGCATTAAGTGTTAAACTTAATGAACTAAGCATCGCAGATTTTGTTGAGTTAACAATTGAAGAAGGTTTAGAATTTTTATTAAACCTAAAATTAAGTGAGCAACAAGAAAAAATTGCATCACTAGTTTTAAATCAATTGCTTTCAAGAATTAGTTTTTTAAATGAAGTTGGTTTAAATTACTTAACACTTTCAAGAAGTGCAACTACTTTATCTGGAGGAGAATCTCAAAGAATTAGATTGGCAAAACAATTAGGTTCAAAACTTTCTGGAGTTCTATATGTTTTGGATGAACCTTCAATTGGTTTACACCAAAGAGATAATGACAAACTAATTGCAACTCTAAAAAAATTAAGAGACTTAGGTAATACTTTAATAGTTGTAGAACATGATGAAGATACAATGAAGGAAGCAGATTGAATTGTAGACATAGGACCTGGAGCTGGAATTCACGGTGGTGAAATTGTTTCACAAGGAACTTACAAAGATATTTGTAATGATGACAATTCTTTAACTGGAAGATATCTTTCTAAAAAAGAAATGGTACCTGTTCCAAAAAAACGTAGAGGTGGAAATGGTAAGAAGTTAGAGATAACAGAAATTACAGAAAACAACCTAAAAAAAATTGATGTAACAATTCCTTTAGGAAAATTTGTAACCATCACTGGAGTTAGTGGAAGTGGTAAATCAACTTTAGTTGAAGAAGTTATCTACAAAGGATTAAGAAAAGAAATTAATAAAGAATTAATTAGAGCTGGTAAATATAAAAAAATGAAAGGTTCTGAAAACATAGATAAAATTATTTATGTTTCTCAAGACCCAATCGGAAAAACTCCAAGATCAAATCCTGCAACTTACACTGGTGTGTTTGACGACATAAGAGACTTGTTCGCAGAAATTTCTGAATCAAAAATCAGAGGATACAAAAAAGGAAGATTTAGTTTTAATGTTCCTGGTGGAAGATGTGATACATGTCAGGGAGATGGAATTGTAAGAGTAGACATGCAATTCTTAGGATTTGTTGAAGTAATTTGTGAAACTTGTGAAGGTAAAAGATACAATGACGAAACTCTACAAGTTAAATACAAAGGAAAAAATATTTGAGATGTTTTAAGTATGACAGTTGACGAAGCTGTTCAATTTTTTGAAAACGTTCCAAAAATAAAAGATAAGTTAGATACAATTCTTGCTGTAGGTCTTGGTTATATTAAACTTGGACAAAATGCAAAAACTTTATCTGGAGGAGAAGCTCAAAGAGTTAAACTTTCAACTTACTTATTAAAAAAACAAACAGGTAAAACTTTATTCTTACTTGATGAACCAACAACAGGTCTTCACATTGATGATGTAAAAAGATTAATTAGTGTGTTAGATATTTTAGTTGATCAAGGAAACACAGTTTTAACAATTGAACACAACTTAGACTTCATAAAAGTTTCAGATTATATTATTGACTTAGGACCTGAAGGTGGTTCTGGTGGGGGACAAGTTCTTGCAACTGGTACTCCAGAACAAGTTGCAGAAGTTAACGGAAGTTACACTGCAAAATATTTGAAAGAATATTTAAATGATTAG
- a CDS encoding ABC transporter ATP-binding protein yields the protein MIEVRNLSKIFKSGGGVNDISFSFQEGDIVGLIGDNGAGKSTIIKTIFNEYNKNSGEIFIDNLPITKESYKKMSFFPDQSIYPNNISIEDYCVYSGMLAGVSKKDCKIRTEKLLKFLSLEAYAKKKFKILSAGMQKRAMLAITMISNPDIIILDEPTANLDVTTRFEFMDYLRQLAGNKKTILITSHIINELQGLVNKIIVIDKGKKIFENYLKPGDEILKIYKDATEKALLGQSQSKDINDIFG from the coding sequence ATGATAGAGGTAAGAAATTTATCCAAGATATTTAAAAGTGGAGGTGGAGTAAATGACATCTCATTTTCCTTTCAAGAAGGAGACATAGTTGGTTTAATCGGTGATAACGGAGCTGGAAAATCAACAATAATAAAAACAATTTTTAATGAGTATAACAAAAATTCTGGAGAGATATTTATTGACAACCTACCTATTACAAAAGAGAGTTACAAAAAAATGAGCTTTTTTCCAGATCAAAGTATCTATCCCAACAACATTTCAATAGAAGATTATTGTGTGTACTCTGGAATGTTGGCTGGTGTTAGCAAAAAAGATTGTAAGATCAGAACTGAAAAACTTTTAAAATTTTTAAGTTTAGAAGCTTATGCTAAGAAAAAGTTTAAGATTCTTTCTGCTGGAATGCAAAAAAGAGCAATGTTAGCAATAACTATGATTTCAAATCCTGACATAATAATTTTGGATGAACCAACTGCAAATTTAGATGTAACAACAAGATTTGAATTTATGGATTATTTAAGACAATTGGCAGGAAACAAAAAAACAATTTTGATAACAAGTCATATCATTAATGAACTACAAGGACTTGTAAATAAAATAATAGTTATTGATAAAGGGAAAAAAATATTTGAAAACTATTTAAAACCTGGTGATGAAATTTTAAAAATTTACAAAGACGCAACCGAAAAAGCTTTGCTTGGTCAAAGTCAAAGCAAAGATATAAACGATATTTTTGGTTAA
- the trxB gene encoding thioredoxin-disulfide reductase, with protein MKNHTNTDHDIIIAGAGPAGLTAGIYAGRAGLNVLILEKEAPGGKVIKTGEIENYPGFTNINGPDLAMNFYEQAMAMGAQLEYSGLKQFDKVDDIFKVSLENGKEITSKALIIATGTKENLLGVPGEGDLYGKGVSYCAVCDGSFYKEMPVAVVGGGYSAVEEAIFLTRFASKVYLIHRREEFRVDNKTLDKAKSNPKIEFILNTTVEKINGSNKVESVDIINLNGEKTNLTVDAIFPFIGQYPITEFINHKDILNDERHIKADENMKTSVEGLFVAGDVRVTPFRQIATAVSDGALAGQNAVYYIENLD; from the coding sequence ATGAAAAATCATACTAATACAGATCACGATATCATAATTGCAGGAGCAGGTCCTGCAGGATTAACTGCAGGAATTTATGCAGGAAGAGCAGGATTAAATGTTTTAATTCTTGAAAAAGAAGCACCAGGGGGAAAAGTAATTAAAACTGGAGAAATTGAAAACTATCCTGGTTTTACAAACATTAATGGACCAGACTTGGCTATGAACTTTTACGAACAAGCAATGGCTATGGGAGCACAACTTGAATACTCAGGACTTAAACAATTTGATAAAGTTGATGATATTTTCAAAGTGTCACTTGAAAACGGAAAAGAAATAACATCAAAAGCTTTAATAATTGCAACTGGAACAAAAGAAAACCTACTTGGAGTACCAGGTGAAGGTGATCTTTATGGTAAAGGTGTATCTTATTGTGCTGTTTGTGATGGAAGTTTCTACAAAGAAATGCCAGTTGCAGTAGTTGGTGGTGGATATTCAGCTGTTGAAGAAGCTATCTTTTTAACAAGATTTGCATCAAAAGTATACTTAATCCACAGAAGAGAAGAATTTAGAGTTGATAATAAAACTTTAGATAAAGCAAAGTCAAATCCAAAAATTGAATTCATTTTAAATACTACTGTTGAAAAAATTAATGGATCTAATAAAGTTGAAAGTGTTGATATCATTAATTTAAATGGTGAAAAAACAAACTTAACAGTTGATGCAATTTTCCCATTTATTGGTCAATACCCAATAACTGAATTTATCAATCACAAAGATATATTAAATGATGAAAGACACATTAAAGCTGATGAAAACATGAAAACTTCAGTTGAAGGTTTATTTGTTGCAGGTGATGTAAGAGTTACACCATTTAGACAAATAGCTACAGCTGTAAGTGACGGGGCATTGGCCGGTCAAAATGCTGTATATTACATTGAAAATCTAGACTAA
- a CDS encoding folate family ECF transporter S component — protein sequence MNWYLITNIIGATGVALILVIALAMEGFTFKKISLKHITLISMFGAVSVILTNFIGYSIPIFGNVRLAFGDWIIFLLGSLFGPLCGVVSAISIDSLGSVIPNSYGYHVGYMFGKTLLGLFGSFVFITKSQNRIVLKVILYYSLAYIIQSLFLNQIWMMSWAGPAAWVDTIAKIIKLPIALPIYISFTYGSLKVIQPLLDRWPSESVWCFRTTKWASRKNVNM from the coding sequence ATGAATTGATATTTAATAACAAATATAATTGGTGCAACTGGAGTTGCGTTAATTTTAGTTATAGCTTTAGCTATGGAAGGTTTTACATTTAAAAAGATTTCACTAAAGCACATAACATTGATTTCAATGTTTGGTGCTGTAAGTGTAATACTTACAAACTTTATTGGTTATAGTATTCCTATATTTGGAAACGTAAGATTGGCATTTGGTGATTGAATAATTTTCTTACTAGGTTCTTTATTTGGACCCTTATGCGGAGTTGTTTCTGCAATTTCAATTGATAGTTTAGGAAGTGTGATTCCAAATAGTTATGGTTACCATGTGGGTTACATGTTTGGTAAAACATTACTTGGATTGTTTGGTTCATTTGTTTTTATCACAAAGAGTCAAAACAGAATTGTTTTAAAAGTTATTTTGTATTACTCACTAGCTTATATAATTCAAAGTTTATTCTTAAATCAAATTTGAATGATGTCTTGAGCTGGACCTGCAGCGTGAGTGGACACTATTGCTAAAATAATTAAGTTACCAATAGCTTTACCTATTTATATATCATTTACTTACGGATCTCTAAAAGTTATCCAACCTTTATTGGATAGATGACCTAGTGAAAGTGTTTGATGTTTTAGAACTACAAAATGAGCTTCAAGAAAAAATGTTAATATGTAA